In the genome of Oncorhynchus clarkii lewisi isolate Uvic-CL-2024 chromosome 4, UVic_Ocla_1.0, whole genome shotgun sequence, one region contains:
- the LOC139407857 gene encoding 4-galactosyl-N-acetylglucosaminide 3-alpha-L-fucosyltransferase 9-like, which translates to MLPSTFLTGHLRIILVGILGIGGFLTLFVMYYQSAPSQICPPQPALPRHYSKPPENSSLSKKQPEPDKPIMLLWFWPENRRFDFRDCTTFFNIDGCQLTDDRSLYNKADGVLIFHKSIKHDLSNLPPSPRPPFQKWIWYHVESPTNTIRIPGLENLFNLTLSYREDADIPVRWRLTARKGQGEDFVLPKKDKLVCWIVSNNNPATGTAVRDNYYRELVKHIKVDVYGKAFARFLRYEDYYSTLSSCKFYLSFENSVHRDYITEKLNGPLAAGTVPVVLGPPRQNYEDFVPGDSFIHVNDFPNAKALAEFLLKLDKDDEAYLRYFQWRRNLFAQQHLIQLSQEFIQSICYACDHIGKHKEYRVVHNIYKWYFG; encoded by the coding sequence ATGCTGCCTAGTACATTCCTTACTGGACATTTGCGTATCATCTTGGTGGGGATCCTTGGTATAGGAGGATTTCTGACGCTGTTTGTAATGTACTATCAATCAGCTCCATCTCAGATCTGCCCTCCCCAACCTGCTTTGCCACGTCATTACTCAAAGCCACCTGAGAACAGCTCCTTGTCTAAGAAGCAGCCAGAGCCAGACAAGCCCATCATGCTGTTGTGGTTCTGGCCTGAAAACCGCAGGTTTGATTTTAGAGATTGCACCACTTTCTTCAACATTGATGGCTGCCAACTGACAGATGACCGGTCTCTGTACAACAAGGCAGACGGGGTGCTCATCTTTCACAAATCCATCAAACATGATTTATCCAACTTGCCTCCATCACCTCGACCACCATTCCAGAAGTGGATCTGGTATCATGTGGAATCACCTACAAACACAATTAGAATACCTGGTCTAGAGAACCTTTTCAACTTGACCTTGAGTTATAGGGAAGATGCAGACATCCCTGTACGTTGGCGCTTAACTGCAAGGAAAGGCCAGGGTGAGGACTTTGTGCTGCCCAAGAAGGATAAATTAGTTTGCTGGATTGTGAGTAACAATAACCCTGCAACTGGAACAGCAGTAAGGGATAACTATTACAGAGAACTTGTCAAACATATTAAGGTGGATGTCTATGGAAAAGCCTTTGCAAGATTCTTGAGATATGAGGACTACTACTCAACACTCTCCAGCTGTAAGTTCTACCTCTCCTTTGAGAACTCAGTCCACAGAGACTACATCACTGAGAAGCTTAACGGACCACTTGCAGCAGGAACAGTGCCAGTAGTATTGGGCCCACCGAGACAGAACTATGAGGACTTTGTCCCGGGAGATTCCTTCATCCATGTTAATGACTTTCCCAATGCAAAAGCCCTGGCTGAATTCCTCCTGAAGTTGGACAAGGATGATGAGGCATATCTGCGCTACTTTCAGTGGCGTAGAAACTTATTTGCTCAGCAACATCTAATTCAACTGAGTCAAGAGTTCATCCAATCTATTTGTTATGCCTGTGACCATATAGGCAAACATAAGGAGTACAGGGTTGTGCACAATATTTACAAATGGTATTTTGGTTAA